One region of Miscanthus floridulus cultivar M001 chromosome 19, ASM1932011v1, whole genome shotgun sequence genomic DNA includes:
- the LOC136526947 gene encoding zinc finger CCCH domain-containing protein 13-like isoform X1, which produces MREGMRERDRGGSPDASGPPPFRGPAYKTKLCALWRGRGGCPRPNCGFAHGEAELRRPPPRASFQPRPRPGRRDYRDHEFRLKPERRHSPRYSPERDIRRRSFRDKRPSSEDRGSSRSRSPIRKSERKHSKSPDGGKTDSSKSFRSSDNEDTGKDERYLSSDEKNGREEQLKQMHLDMEALREDKSKLEAILEKKTDEERKLCSRVEYLELQLNKEKEDCQRMTSKTKKLIKSHGRYIKAQEDLKRSQARFERLADLLASDILKPCTKEQGSIGITANEDPYDANGMSPSDQRQNHVSAARKRPISLPTSEEAKTGKRHRENDDDMIPASENYRPEDALEHVQDSKGTDLPESFTVKKLREGDYDDVGNIVSSSNIFADRYKGDDEEVDVD; this is translated from the exons ATGCGGGAGGGTATGAGGGAGAGGGACAGAGGCGGGAGCCCGGATGCGTCGGGCCCTCCTCCCTTCCGCGGGCCGGCGTACAAGACGAAGCTGTGCGCGCTGTGGAGGGGCAGGGGCGGCTGCCCCCGCCCCAACTGCGGTTTCGCCCACGGCGAGGCTGAGCTTCGGAGGCCGCCCCCCCGCGCCTCCTTCCAGCCTCGCCCTCGACCTG GGAGAAGGGATTACAGAGATCATGAGTTTAGACTTAAGCCTGAGAGAAGACACTCACCGAGGTATTCCCCCGAAAGAGATATCAGGCGTCGCTCGTTTCGTGATAAGAGACCAAGTTCTGAAGATAGGG GATCTAGTCGTTCAAGATCACCTATTAGGAAGAG TGAGAGAAAACATAGCAAAAGTCCTGATGGTGGAAAAACCGATTCATCCAAAAGTTTTAGAAGTTCTGATAATGAAGACACAGGAAAAGATGAAAGGTACTTAAGCAGTGATGAGAAAAATGGTCGTGAAGAACAA CTGAAACAAATGCATCTGGACATGGAAGCATTACGTGAAGATAAATCAAAGCTGGAG GCGATATTGGAGAAGAAGACTGATGAAGAGCGCAAACTTTGTAGCAGAGTAGAATATCTTGAATTGCAACTGAACAAAGAGAAAGAAGATTGCCAAAG GATGACCTCCAAAACCAAAAAGCTAATCAAATCACATGGGCGTTATATAAAAGCACAGGAGGATTTAAAGAG GTCTCAGGCTCGCTTTGAGAGGCTAGCAGATTTGCTTGCTTCAGATATTTTGAAGCCTTGTACCAAGGAGCAGGGTTCCATCGGGATTACTGCCAATGAAGATCCATATGATGCTAATGGAATGAGCCCAAGTGACCAAAGACAAAACCATGTTTCAGCAGCAAGAAAAAGACCTATTTCCCTCCCAACAAGTGAAGAAGCAAAAACTG GAAAGAGACACAGAGAGAATGACGATGATATGATCCCAGCATCAGAGAACTATAGACCTGAAGATGCACTAGAACATGTCCAAGATAGCAAGGGAACTGATCTACCAGAATCATTTACAGTGAAGAAGTTAAGGGAGGGTGACTACGATGATGTAGGAAACATTGTCTCTTCAAGCAATATTTTTGCGGATAGG TACAAGGGTGATGATGAGGAAGTTGATGTTGATTAG
- the LOC136526947 gene encoding zinc finger CCCH domain-containing protein 13-like isoform X2, with translation MAQGCGRRDYRDHEFRLKPERRHSPRYSPERDIRRRSFRDKRPSSEDRGSSRSRSPIRKSERKHSKSPDGGKTDSSKSFRSSDNEDTGKDERYLSSDEKNGREEQLKQMHLDMEALREDKSKLEAILEKKTDEERKLCSRVEYLELQLNKEKEDCQRMTSKTKKLIKSHGRYIKAQEDLKRSQARFERLADLLASDILKPCTKEQGSIGITANEDPYDANGMSPSDQRQNHVSAARKRPISLPTSEEAKTGKRHRENDDDMIPASENYRPEDALEHVQDSKGTDLPESFTVKKLREGDYDDVGNIVSSSNIFADRYKGDDEEVDVD, from the exons ATGGCTCAAGGTTGTG GGAGAAGGGATTACAGAGATCATGAGTTTAGACTTAAGCCTGAGAGAAGACACTCACCGAGGTATTCCCCCGAAAGAGATATCAGGCGTCGCTCGTTTCGTGATAAGAGACCAAGTTCTGAAGATAGGG GATCTAGTCGTTCAAGATCACCTATTAGGAAGAG TGAGAGAAAACATAGCAAAAGTCCTGATGGTGGAAAAACCGATTCATCCAAAAGTTTTAGAAGTTCTGATAATGAAGACACAGGAAAAGATGAAAGGTACTTAAGCAGTGATGAGAAAAATGGTCGTGAAGAACAA CTGAAACAAATGCATCTGGACATGGAAGCATTACGTGAAGATAAATCAAAGCTGGAG GCGATATTGGAGAAGAAGACTGATGAAGAGCGCAAACTTTGTAGCAGAGTAGAATATCTTGAATTGCAACTGAACAAAGAGAAAGAAGATTGCCAAAG GATGACCTCCAAAACCAAAAAGCTAATCAAATCACATGGGCGTTATATAAAAGCACAGGAGGATTTAAAGAG GTCTCAGGCTCGCTTTGAGAGGCTAGCAGATTTGCTTGCTTCAGATATTTTGAAGCCTTGTACCAAGGAGCAGGGTTCCATCGGGATTACTGCCAATGAAGATCCATATGATGCTAATGGAATGAGCCCAAGTGACCAAAGACAAAACCATGTTTCAGCAGCAAGAAAAAGACCTATTTCCCTCCCAACAAGTGAAGAAGCAAAAACTG GAAAGAGACACAGAGAGAATGACGATGATATGATCCCAGCATCAGAGAACTATAGACCTGAAGATGCACTAGAACATGTCCAAGATAGCAAGGGAACTGATCTACCAGAATCATTTACAGTGAAGAAGTTAAGGGAGGGTGACTACGATGATGTAGGAAACATTGTCTCTTCAAGCAATATTTTTGCGGATAGG TACAAGGGTGATGATGAGGAAGTTGATGTTGATTAG
- the LOC136526947 gene encoding zinc finger CCCH domain-containing protein 13-like isoform X3, producing the protein MAQGRRDYRDHEFRLKPERRHSPRYSPERDIRRRSFRDKRPSSEDRGSSRSRSPIRKSERKHSKSPDGGKTDSSKSFRSSDNEDTGKDERYLSSDEKNGREEQLKQMHLDMEALREDKSKLEAILEKKTDEERKLCSRVEYLELQLNKEKEDCQRMTSKTKKLIKSHGRYIKAQEDLKRSQARFERLADLLASDILKPCTKEQGSIGITANEDPYDANGMSPSDQRQNHVSAARKRPISLPTSEEAKTGKRHRENDDDMIPASENYRPEDALEHVQDSKGTDLPESFTVKKLREGDYDDVGNIVSSSNIFADRYKGDDEEVDVD; encoded by the exons ATGGCTCAAG GGAGAAGGGATTACAGAGATCATGAGTTTAGACTTAAGCCTGAGAGAAGACACTCACCGAGGTATTCCCCCGAAAGAGATATCAGGCGTCGCTCGTTTCGTGATAAGAGACCAAGTTCTGAAGATAGGG GATCTAGTCGTTCAAGATCACCTATTAGGAAGAG TGAGAGAAAACATAGCAAAAGTCCTGATGGTGGAAAAACCGATTCATCCAAAAGTTTTAGAAGTTCTGATAATGAAGACACAGGAAAAGATGAAAGGTACTTAAGCAGTGATGAGAAAAATGGTCGTGAAGAACAA CTGAAACAAATGCATCTGGACATGGAAGCATTACGTGAAGATAAATCAAAGCTGGAG GCGATATTGGAGAAGAAGACTGATGAAGAGCGCAAACTTTGTAGCAGAGTAGAATATCTTGAATTGCAACTGAACAAAGAGAAAGAAGATTGCCAAAG GATGACCTCCAAAACCAAAAAGCTAATCAAATCACATGGGCGTTATATAAAAGCACAGGAGGATTTAAAGAG GTCTCAGGCTCGCTTTGAGAGGCTAGCAGATTTGCTTGCTTCAGATATTTTGAAGCCTTGTACCAAGGAGCAGGGTTCCATCGGGATTACTGCCAATGAAGATCCATATGATGCTAATGGAATGAGCCCAAGTGACCAAAGACAAAACCATGTTTCAGCAGCAAGAAAAAGACCTATTTCCCTCCCAACAAGTGAAGAAGCAAAAACTG GAAAGAGACACAGAGAGAATGACGATGATATGATCCCAGCATCAGAGAACTATAGACCTGAAGATGCACTAGAACATGTCCAAGATAGCAAGGGAACTGATCTACCAGAATCATTTACAGTGAAGAAGTTAAGGGAGGGTGACTACGATGATGTAGGAAACATTGTCTCTTCAAGCAATATTTTTGCGGATAGG TACAAGGGTGATGATGAGGAAGTTGATGTTGATTAG
- the LOC136526443 gene encoding uncharacterized protein: protein MPPPELMEELVEEVLLRLPPEDPASLARTALVRKLWCRLVCGAAFRRRFHRSCSACSTARTWSQPQTPTTVTAGTEYKSSCECRRHTSSPQPPSSRRALPPAAGRGQFGWCAIDARHGRVLLWRSAPSSYGRADLSIWDPVTDEQRDLPEPPFYLHGYYRRWNAAVACAAAAGGDCDHLDCRQGPFLVVVIDIKPHNMYLSVYTSEAAAWSNVAVCERPTPNFLSILKPAPGVLVGSLLLGSSYRRDRGIRHGHTGRFAANVKDKLQLWSRVACPDGDAGFVLTRDIDLRKVLPSGALIKNSIQVNGFADGGASRVLFIRMSDGLYSIETNSSQVRKVANYCCGDKDVVPYISFCTPTSRVQVQQYNFACL from the exons ATGCCGCCGCCGGAGCTGATGGAGGAGCTCGTGGAGGAGgtcctcctccgcctcccgccGGAGGACCCCGCGAGCCTCGCCCGCACCGCCCTCGTCCGCAAGCTCTGGTGCCGCCTCGTCTGCGGCGCCGCTTTCCGCCGCAGGTTCCACCGCAGTTGCTCGGCGTGCTCTACAGCAAGGACGTGGTCACAGCCACAGACACCTACGACCGTTACGGCCGGGACAGAGTACAAATCCTCCTGCGAATGCCGACGGCATACTTCGTCCCCACAGCCTCCTTCCTCCCGGCGCGCgctgccgccggccgccggccgcgGCCAATTCGGCTGGTGCGCCATCGATGCTCGCCACGGCCGCGTCCTGCTCTGGCGGAGCGCTCCTTCGAGTTATGGGCGGGCTGATCTCTCCATCTGGGACCCCGTCACGGACGAGCAGCGAGACCTGCCCGAGCCGCCGTTCTACCTGCACGGGTACTATCGCAGGTGGAACGCCGCCGtggcctgcgccgccgccgccggtggcgaCTGCGACCACCTCGACTGCCGCCAGGGACCTTTCCTGGTTGTCGTCATTGACATCAAGCCCCACAACATGTACTTGTCCGTCTACACATCTGAGGCTGCTGCGTGGAGCAACGTAGCCGTTTGTGAGCGCCCCACCCCCAATTTCCTCAGCATCTTGAAGCCTGCGCCCGGCGTCCTCGTGGGGAGTCTACTTCTTGGTTCATCTTATCGACGAGATCGTGGAATACGACATGGCCACACGGGAA GATTTGCTGCCAACGTGAAGGACAAACTGCAGCTATGGTCGAGGGTGGCTTGTCCAGATGGAGATGCAGGCTTTGTTCTAACTAGAGACATTGATCTACGGAAGGTGCTTCCTTCAGGTGCACTCATCAAGAACTCAATTCAGGTGAATGGTTTCGCGGATGGTGGTGCCAGCCGAGTCCTGTTCATCAGGATGTCTGATGGGCTATACAGCATAGAGACAAATTCTAGCCAGGTCAGGAAGGTAGCCAACTACTGCTGCGGCGACAAGGATGTTGTTCCTTACATAAGCTTCTGCACTCCAACCTCCAGGGTCCAGGTACAGCAGTACAACTTTGCTTGCTTATGA
- the LOC136527674 gene encoding protein HEAT-STRESS-ASSOCIATED 32-like, with protein sequence MRGWREEVEVVALSLRGYGNEEDDRPEKPRRYGVTEMRSPFYSFRPANQALQEILDSLSPFVDGLKFSGGCHSLMGKELVREITDLAHKHDIYVSTGEWAEHLLRQGPSSFKQYVEECKALGFDTIELNAGSLNLPEEALLRLVRLIKSSGLRAKPMFSVKFDSSDIPASRDRAFGAYIAPVREKTSEKVEDVDLLIRRAERCLEAGADMIMIDADDVCQRAESLRTDIIAKIVGRLGLDKTMFEASNPKTSEWFVRRYGPRVNLFVDHSDVMNLERLRGFNMLRTNSNMLRSNSASRFAPPFFLM encoded by the exons ATGAGGGGGTGgcgtgaggaggtggaggtggtcgCTCTGTCGCTGCGGGGCTACGGCAACGAGGAGGATGACCGGCCGGAGAAGCCGCGGCGGTACGGGGTGACGGAGATGCGGAGCCCCTTCTACTCCTTCCGCCCCGCAAACCAGGCGCTCCAG GAAATATTGGATTCTCTTAGTCCATTTGTTGATGGTTTGAAGTTTTCTGGCGGATGCCATAGTTTGATGGGGAAGGAATTGGTTAGAGAGATCACTGATCTAGCACACAAGCATGACATTTATGTGAGCACAGGTGAATGGGCCGAGCATTTGCTGCGTCAAGGACCCTCTTCTTTCAAGCAATATGTAGAG GAATGCAAGGCCTTAGGGTTTGACACAATTGAGCTGAATGCTGGATCTCTCAACCTCCCTGAAGAAGCTCTGTTGAGGCTAGTCCGCCTCATCAAGAGTAGTGGTTTGAGGGCAAAGCCAATGTTTTCAGTGAAGTTTGACAGTTCTGATATTCCAGCATCTCGTGATAGGGCCTTTGGGGCGTACATAGCTCCAGTCAGGGAGAAGACCTCAG AAAAAGTTGAAGATGTTGACCTGCTGATTAGGAGGGCAGAGAGATGCTTGGAAGCAGGCGCAGATATGATCATGATCGACGCCGATGATGTTTGCCAGCGTGCTGAATCTCTGAGGACAGACATCATCGCCAAGATTGTAGGCCGGCTCGGGCTTGATAAAACCATGTTTGAAGCTTCCAACCCCAAAACCTCAGAGTGGTTTGTCAGACGATATGGCCCAAGG GTAAATCTCTTTGTTGACCACTCCGACGTGATGAATCTGGAGCGCCTCCGGGGCTTCAACATGCTCAGAACCAACTCCAACATGCTCAGAAGCAACTCGGCCTCCCGTTTTGCCCCGCCGTTCTTCCTGATGTAA